A portion of the Manihot esculenta cultivar AM560-2 chromosome 2, M.esculenta_v8, whole genome shotgun sequence genome contains these proteins:
- the LOC110603633 gene encoding putative transcription factor bHLH086, protein MALAKYRMGSVQTCAYNENVTVDLYGFDDENQKKMVLEEGESSNCFDKTNNGLTIKNLAVRHSSSSLGSPSSANSNELIFHSTSHQTEEAHSLINFRSGYDHFVHANGSLLSFQQNNPQATSHQDDYTTWEGNFNYNYHRNQMNPKCNTDPRLLEEINCFQTASNFNSMANTETENHGDWLYSEGTIATDVVQESGTQDVNFHKRPNLGESMQALKKPCNGATRKPKPKSSPSKDPQSIAAKNRRERISERLKVLQELVPNGSKVDLVTMLEKAISYVKFLQLQVKVLATDEFWPAQGGKAPDISQVKEAIDAILSSQKDRNSSSSSK, encoded by the exons atggCACTTGCTAAGTACCGTATGGGTTCGGTTCAGACTTGTGCCTATAATGAAAACGTGACGGTGGATCTTTATGGCTTTGATGATGAGAACCAAAAGAAGATGGTCCTTGAAGAAGGGGAAAGCAGCAATTGCTTCGACAAGACTAATAATGGGCTGACCATCAAGAATTTAGCCGTGAgacattcttcttcttctcttggcAGTCCAAGCAGTGCGAATtctaatgaattaatttttcattccaCAAGCCATCAAACTGAGGAAGCTCATTCTTTGATCAATTTTCGCAGCGGGTACGATCATTTCGTACATGCTAATGGATCTTTGCTTAGCTTCCAGCAGAACAATCCACAGGCTACTAGTCACCAAGACGACTACACAACTTGGGAAGGGAACTTCAATTACAATTACCACCGGAATCAGATGAATCCAAAGTGTAACACGGATCCTCGTTTGTTGGAAGAAATCAACTGCTTTCAAACAGCTAGCAACTTCAATTCCATGGCCAATACTGAAACGGAAAATCATGGGGATTGGTTATACTCTGAAGGGACTATAGCTACAGATGTCGTCCAAGAGTCTGGTACACAAGATGTAAACTTCCATAAGCGTCCTAATTTG GGAGAGAGTATGCAGGCTCTGAAGAAGCCATGCAATGGTGCAACCAGGAAGCCAAAACCTAAGTCTTCTCCATCCAAGGACCCGCAGAGTATTGCAGCAAAG AATCGACGAGAGCGGATTAGCGAGAGGCTTAAAGTATTGCAGGAACTGGTGCCTAATGGTTCAAAG GTTGATTTGGTTACCATGTTAGAGAAAGCCATTAGTTATGTCAAGTTTCTACAGCTGCAAGTAAAG GTGTTGGCAACCGATGAATTTTGGCCGGCCCAAGGTGGGAAAGCACCTGATATATCCCAGGTAAAGGAAGCCATTGATGCCATCCTTTCATCTCAGAAAGACAGGAATTCCAGCTCAAGCTCAAAGTGA
- the LOC110609117 gene encoding U-box domain-containing protein 4, translating into MDSCAENLQSPCPSSPDTETPRAASSAVQRALCLIKSDDLDSKVDAAKEIRRLTKTSQRCRRQLAQAVNPLVSMLRVLDSPECHEAALLALLNLAVQDEKNKKSIVEAGALEPIISFLQSQNLNLQEYATASLLTLSASTANKPIISASGAIPLLVEILRSGSSQAKFDAVMALSNLSTLPDNLSNVLKTNPIPSLVSLLKTCKKSSKMAEKCCALIESMVGFDEGRTALTSEEGGVLAVVEVLENGSLQSREHAVGALLTMCQSDRCKYREPILREGVIPGLLELTVQGTPKSQIKAQTLLQLLRDTPYPRSELQPDTLENIVCNIISQIDGDDQSSKAKKMLAEMVQVSMEQSLRHLQQRAMVCTTSDLPISSCTSEVSLK; encoded by the exons atggaTTCTTGCGCAGAGAACTTGCAGAGCCCTTGCCCTTCCTCCCCCGACACCGAAACGCCGCGAGCAGCCAGTTCCGCTGTGCAGCGAGCCCTCTGTCTCATCAAATCCGACGACCTCGATTCCAAGGTTGATGCTGCTAAAGAAATTCGTCGGCTGACTAAAACTTCTCAGAGGTGTCGCCGACAGCTTGCTCAGGCTGTTAACCCGCTTGTTTCCATGCTCCGAGTTCTTGACTCACCCGAGTGCCATGAGGCCGCTCTTCTCGCACTCCTCAATCTCGCTGTCCAAGACGAGAA GAACAAGAAAAGCATTGTTGAAGCTGGAGCCTTAGAACCGATAATCAGCTTTCTTCAGTCACAGAATTTAAACTTACAGGAGTATGCAACAGCATCTTTGCTTACTCTATCTGCATCTACCGCTAACAAGCCGATTATAAGTGCTTCTGGTGCCATTCCCCTGCTTGTGGAAATCCTTAGGAGTGGAAGTTCACAAGCCAAGTTTGATGCTGTAATGGCTCTTTCTAATCTTTCAACACTCCCAGATAATCTCAGCAATGTGCTTAAAACCAATCCAATCCCTTCTCTAGTTAGTTTACTGAAGACTtgtaaaaaatcttcaaaaatggCTGAAAAATGTTGTGCTCTCATAGAATCCATGGTGGGTTTTGATGAGGGTAGAACGGCTTTGACATCTGAAGAAGGTGGAGTTCTTGCTGTTGTTGAAGTACTAGAGAATGGGTCTCTCCAAAGTCGAGAGCATGCAGTTGGGGCATTACTGACCATGTGTCAGAGTGATAGATGTAAATATAGAGAACCGATTCTGAGAGAAGGTGTGATCCCTGGACTTCTGGAGCTCACTGTCCAAGGAACGCCTAAGTCTCAGATAAAGGCACAAACCCTGTTACAGTTATTGAGAGATACTCCATATCCGAGATCCGAGCTTCAGCCAGACACACTAGAGAATATTGTGTGCAACATTATCTCCCAGATAGATGGAGATGATCAATCTAGTAAAGCAAAGAAAATGCTGGCTGAGATGGTACAAGTTAGCATGGAACAGAGCTTGAGACATTTACAGCAAAGGGCTATGGTATGCACAACCAGTGATCTGCCAATTAGCAGCTGTACTTCAGAAGTTTCTCTTAAATGA